In one window of Nocardia brasiliensis DNA:
- the lnt gene encoding apolipoprotein N-acyltransferase, with protein MTGVLNRFPVLSRSVAAICAGLLIFGSFPPRPWWFLAPLGLAVLTLVVRDAGRVRAGFGYGFLAGLAFFVPLLPWTGIYVGPVPWLALSMVCALYIGLFGVLARVVGRIPGWPLWVALAWASAEWARSSFPFGGFPWGRLAFGQADGWFLALAALGGAPFVSFAVALTGTGAAALVLRLRALFATARQAAEPRPDRESGTAKAAHDVDPGAPVSVAGRAAWRGFAAATATLAVLPLAGLLLGAALPAPDQGDRTITVAAIQGSVPRLGLDFNAQRRAVLDNHVRRTEELARAVAAGRAKRPDVVIWPENSSDIDPLRNADAAALITGASERIGAPILVGAVLVNGDRTTTNSVIVWNGAAGPGERHDKKIIQPFGEYLPMRSFFRLFSEYADRAGYFVPGNGDGVVRAAGIDIGVATCYEVAFDRAFEDAMRAGAQLLTVPTNNATFGDSEMTYQQLAMSRIRAVEHGRALVVAATSGVSAIIAADGTVRQESPQFVPAALVAELPLRSSNTIATFVGPLPERVFVALTVAAVVAGLIRQRRSRRASMITTDVPRVTLSDEK; from the coding sequence ATGACGGGTGTGCTGAACCGGTTTCCGGTGCTGTCGCGGTCGGTGGCGGCGATCTGCGCGGGGCTGTTGATCTTCGGGAGCTTCCCGCCGCGGCCGTGGTGGTTCCTCGCCCCGCTCGGCCTCGCGGTGCTCACCCTCGTGGTGCGCGACGCGGGGCGGGTGCGGGCCGGATTCGGGTACGGATTCCTGGCGGGCCTGGCGTTCTTCGTGCCGTTGCTGCCGTGGACCGGCATCTACGTCGGTCCGGTGCCGTGGTTGGCGCTGTCCATGGTGTGCGCGCTGTATATCGGACTGTTCGGCGTGCTGGCGCGTGTGGTGGGACGAATTCCGGGGTGGCCGCTGTGGGTGGCGCTGGCCTGGGCGAGCGCGGAGTGGGCCCGCTCCAGCTTCCCGTTCGGCGGATTCCCCTGGGGCCGTTTGGCCTTCGGACAGGCCGACGGCTGGTTCCTCGCGCTCGCCGCGCTCGGCGGCGCGCCATTCGTCAGCTTCGCCGTGGCGCTCACCGGTACCGGCGCCGCGGCGTTGGTCCTGCGACTGCGCGCGCTGTTCGCCACCGCGCGGCAGGCCGCTGAGCCCCGGCCGGACCGCGAAAGCGGTACCGCCAAGGCAGCGCACGACGTCGACCCCGGTGCGCCTGTGAGCGTCGCAGGTCGGGCCGCCTGGCGCGGATTCGCCGCCGCCACCGCGACTCTCGCGGTGCTGCCGCTGGCCGGGCTGCTGCTCGGCGCCGCGCTGCCCGCGCCCGATCAGGGGGATCGGACGATCACCGTGGCGGCGATCCAGGGCAGCGTGCCGCGCCTCGGGCTCGATTTCAACGCGCAGCGGCGCGCGGTGCTCGACAACCACGTGCGGCGCACCGAGGAGCTGGCGCGGGCGGTCGCGGCGGGACGGGCGAAACGGCCGGATGTGGTGATCTGGCCGGAGAATTCGTCCGATATCGATCCGCTGCGCAACGCGGACGCGGCAGCGCTGATCACCGGCGCCTCCGAGCGGATCGGCGCGCCGATCCTGGTGGGCGCGGTGCTGGTGAACGGCGATCGGACCACGACGAACTCGGTGATCGTGTGGAACGGCGCCGCGGGCCCGGGGGAGCGACACGACAAGAAGATCATCCAGCCCTTCGGCGAGTACCTGCCGATGCGCTCGTTCTTCCGGCTGTTCTCCGAATATGCCGATCGCGCCGGGTATTTCGTGCCGGGCAACGGCGACGGCGTGGTTCGCGCGGCAGGCATCGATATCGGCGTGGCGACCTGCTACGAGGTCGCCTTCGACCGCGCCTTCGAGGACGCGATGCGCGCGGGCGCGCAACTGCTCACCGTGCCGACGAACAACGCGACCTTCGGCGACAGCGAGATGACCTATCAGCAGCTGGCGATGTCGCGGATCAGGGCGGTCGAGCACGGCAGGGCGCTCGTGGTCGCGGCGACCTCCGGGGTCAGCGCGATCATCGCGGCGGATGGCACTGTGCGACAAGAGAGTCCGCAATTCGTGCCGGCCGCGCTGGTGGCCGAGCTGCCGCTGCGCAGCAGCAACACCATCGCTACTTTCGTTGGGCCGCTGCCGGAGCGGGTGTTCGTCGCGCTGACGGTCGCGGCCGTGGTCGCCGGGTTGATCCGTCAACGTCGTTCGCGGCGGGCGAGCATGATCACCACCGACGTGCCGCGGGTCACATTATCCGACGAAAAGTGA
- a CDS encoding amidohydrolase, protein MNTQLLIGGRIYSSSSPDATAMAVADGTVVWLGAEQPGRALHPDAEIIDLDGAFVAPAFVDPHVHVTALGLKLTGLDLSAARSLAHCLTLLREFAAARPEGAILGDGWDETTWPEGRPPTVEEIDQAAGARHVYLSRVDAHSAVVSSTLLDALPEVRAAEGFTRGAPVRARAHHLVRARVLAELDRAQRDRARAAALDHAAAHGIVAVHECAGPEISGRTDVRELLDFRHGVEVRAYWGEAVRSAEQARALVAELGVHALGGDLFVDGSFGSHTAWLRDDYADEPGTGRSYLDAEAIAAHVAACTEAGIQAGFHVIGDAAMDAVVAGFERVVGEFGGPAVAARGHRVEHAELLDAEQIGKLAAWGVIASVQPGFDAAWGGEDGMYAARLGVTRAAALNPFAAMASSGIALAVGSDAPVTALDPWAAVRAAVHHRTPGHGLSPRAAFAAATRGAWRAGGVRDGIAGTLVPGAPASYAVWEADELVVAAAADSVQRWSTDPRSRVPGLPPLQPGSALPRCLRTVHRGVTIYAA, encoded by the coding sequence GTGAATACCCAGTTGCTGATCGGCGGTCGTATCTACAGCTCCAGTTCTCCGGACGCGACGGCGATGGCGGTGGCCGACGGCACCGTGGTGTGGCTCGGCGCCGAACAACCCGGTCGGGCACTGCATCCCGACGCCGAGATCATCGATCTGGACGGCGCGTTCGTCGCCCCGGCGTTCGTCGACCCGCACGTGCACGTCACCGCGCTGGGACTGAAGCTCACCGGACTCGACCTGTCCGCCGCCCGGTCGCTGGCGCACTGCCTGACCTTGCTGCGCGAGTTCGCCGCGGCCCGGCCCGAGGGCGCGATCCTCGGTGACGGCTGGGACGAGACCACCTGGCCGGAGGGCAGGCCGCCCACGGTCGAGGAGATCGATCAGGCCGCGGGTGCCCGGCACGTCTACCTGTCCCGGGTGGACGCGCACTCGGCCGTCGTATCGTCCACGCTGCTGGACGCGCTGCCCGAGGTGCGCGCGGCCGAGGGCTTCACCCGCGGTGCGCCGGTCCGGGCGCGAGCACACCACCTGGTGCGGGCCAGGGTGCTCGCGGAACTCGATCGGGCACAACGGGATCGGGCGCGAGCGGCGGCGCTGGACCACGCGGCCGCGCACGGCATCGTCGCGGTGCACGAGTGCGCGGGCCCGGAGATCTCCGGTCGCACCGATGTGCGCGAACTCCTCGATTTCCGGCACGGCGTCGAGGTGCGGGCCTACTGGGGCGAGGCGGTGCGCAGCGCCGAGCAGGCGCGCGCACTGGTCGCCGAACTCGGCGTGCACGCGCTCGGCGGCGACCTGTTCGTCGACGGCTCCTTCGGCTCGCACACCGCCTGGCTGCGCGACGACTACGCCGACGAACCAGGTACCGGCCGCTCGTATCTCGACGCCGAGGCGATCGCCGCGCATGTCGCCGCCTGCACCGAGGCGGGCATCCAGGCGGGCTTCCACGTGATCGGCGACGCCGCGATGGACGCGGTGGTCGCCGGATTCGAACGCGTGGTCGGCGAATTCGGCGGTCCGGCGGTCGCGGCGCGCGGGCACCGGGTGGAGCACGCCGAGCTTCTCGATGCCGAACAGATCGGCAAGCTCGCCGCCTGGGGTGTGATCGCCAGTGTGCAACCGGGATTCGACGCGGCCTGGGGCGGCGAGGACGGCATGTACGCGGCGCGCCTCGGCGTGACCAGGGCCGCCGCGTTGAACCCGTTCGCGGCGATGGCCTCGTCGGGCATCGCGCTGGCCGTCGGCTCGGACGCGCCGGTCACCGCGCTGGACCCCTGGGCGGCGGTGCGCGCGGCCGTCCACCATCGCACCCCCGGCCACGGGCTCTCGCCGCGGGCCGCGTTCGCCGCGGCGACCAGGGGCGCGTGGCGCGCGGGCGGGGTCAGGGACGGCATCGCGGGCACCCTGGTGCCCGGGGCGCCCGCGTCCTACGCGGTGTGGGAGGCCGACGAGCTGGTGGTGGCCGCGGCGGCCGACTCGGTGCAGCGCTGGTCCACCGACCCGCGCTCGCGGGTGCCGGGATTGCCACCGCTGCAACCGGGTTCGGCGTTGCCCAGGTGCCTGCGCACCGTGCACCGCGGGGTCACGATCTATGCCGCGTGA
- a CDS encoding FxsA family protein: MPALVFVLYVITEIAALVAVGQWLGVVPAILLLIAGSAAGMLLVGSQGRRVFEQFRRVGRGELAPGTAVADGALVATGGVLMFVPGLVTSLIGLFLLLPPTRFLVRPLAAAFAARRVAKFQAAMPYRGVVIDGGEVIDGTVVHQYYDDGQGNARRAITNL; this comes from the coding sequence ATGCCCGCCCTGGTATTCGTGCTCTATGTGATCACCGAGATCGCCGCCCTGGTCGCCGTCGGCCAGTGGCTCGGCGTGGTCCCGGCCATCCTGCTGCTCATCGCCGGTTCGGCGGCGGGCATGCTGCTGGTCGGCTCGCAGGGACGGCGGGTGTTCGAGCAGTTCCGCCGGGTCGGGCGCGGCGAACTCGCGCCGGGGACCGCGGTCGCCGACGGCGCCCTCGTCGCGACCGGCGGGGTCCTGATGTTCGTGCCCGGCCTGGTCACGTCGTTGATCGGGCTGTTTTTGCTGTTGCCGCCGACCCGATTCCTGGTGCGGCCGCTGGCGGCCGCGTTCGCCGCGCGCCGGGTGGCGAAGTTTCAAGCGGCCATGCCCTACCGCGGCGTGGTGATCGACGGCGGCGAGGTGATCGACGGCACCGTGGTGCACCAGTACTACGACGACGGGCAGGGCAACGCCCGCCGCGCGATCACCAACCTGTAG
- a CDS encoding response regulator: MPITVLVVDDQELMRMGLKMVLGAHPDIEVIGEAANGAAAVSRAAELVPDVVLMDVRMPVVDGVTATSRIVEAGHGCRVLVMTTFDLDEHALGALRAGASGFLLKDTPPEDLISAIRSVAAGDAVVSPKVTKRLLDRLIAEDPARMRDPGVLEVLTAREREVLEQIAAGRSNAEIAEQLYLSEATVKTHVGRVLTKLGLRDRVQAVVLAYETGLVRPGG; encoded by the coding sequence GTGCCGATCACCGTTCTCGTTGTCGATGACCAGGAACTCATGCGAATGGGGTTGAAGATGGTGCTCGGCGCGCACCCCGACATCGAGGTGATCGGGGAGGCGGCCAACGGGGCGGCGGCGGTGAGCCGGGCCGCGGAACTGGTGCCCGATGTGGTGCTCATGGATGTGCGGATGCCGGTGGTCGACGGTGTCACCGCGACCTCCCGGATCGTCGAGGCCGGACACGGCTGCCGCGTGCTGGTGATGACCACCTTCGATCTGGACGAGCACGCGCTCGGCGCGCTGCGCGCGGGCGCGAGCGGCTTCCTGCTCAAGGACACGCCGCCGGAGGATCTGATCTCGGCGATCCGCAGCGTCGCCGCCGGTGACGCGGTCGTCTCGCCGAAGGTGACCAAGCGCCTGCTGGACCGGCTCATCGCCGAGGATCCCGCGCGGATGCGCGACCCCGGTGTGCTCGAGGTGCTCACCGCCAGGGAGCGGGAGGTGCTCGAGCAGATCGCGGCGGGCCGATCCAATGCCGAGATCGCCGAACAGCTGTATCTGTCCGAGGCCACCGTGAAGACCCACGTCGGTCGCGTGCTCACCAAACTCGGCCTGCGCGACCGGGTGCAGGCCGTGGTGCTGGCCTACGAGACCGGGCTGGTCCGGCCGGGCGGCTAG